The following are from one region of the Mycolicibacterium diernhoferi genome:
- a CDS encoding DEAD/DEAH box helicase, with protein sequence MNAVPLSVLADTDDPDKLFSAFSEWAAAGGTALYPAQEEALIELVSGSNVILATPTGSGKSLVATGAVFAALAADRVSFYTAPIKALVSEKFFALCEVFGADNVGMLTGDAAVNADAPIIACTAEILANVALREGADADIGLVVMDEFHFYGDPDRGWAWQVPLLELPHAQFLLMSATLGDVTFLREDLTRRTGRQTALVTGAERPVPLFYSYATTAMHETIADLLNTKQSPVYVVHFTQASALERAQALMSVNVSTKEEKAAIAEMIGAFRFSTAFGSTLSRLVRHGIGVHHAGLLPKYRRLVEQLAQAGLLKVICGTDTLGVGINVPIRTVVFSALSKYDGTRTRLLNAREFHQIAGRAGRAGFDTAGTVVVQAPDHEVENLKQFAKVADDPKKRRKLVRRKIPEGMVPWSEKTMTRLIDAAPEPLGSNMKVTTAMILDVVDRPGDPFVAMRRLLTENHEPRKKQLRLIREAIGIARSLLQAGVLERLPEPLPDGRRYRLTVDLPANFALNQPLSTFALAAVDTLDRDSETYALDVVSVIEATLEDPRQILAAQLNKARGEAVAAMKAEGIEYDERIELLDEVSYPKPLEELLAHTYEVYLQTNPWAADARLSPKSVVREMWERAMTFREYVSQYGLTRSEGAVLRYLSDVFKALRSGVPTAARTEELNDIVEWIGELVRQVDSSLLDEWEQLTSPDQPHDVPVAVPTRPRPLTGNERAFTAMVRNAMFRRVELFARRRWADLGELDSGSGWHSQRWQEVGEEYFDEHADVGIGADARGPALLMIDRQPGVWQVRQILDDPAGDHDWALVAEVDLEASDEEGAAVVRLIDAGRMD encoded by the coding sequence ATGAACGCCGTACCCCTGTCTGTGCTCGCGGACACCGACGACCCCGACAAGCTGTTCAGCGCGTTCAGCGAATGGGCCGCGGCCGGCGGTACCGCGCTCTACCCCGCACAGGAGGAAGCGCTGATCGAGTTGGTCAGCGGCTCCAACGTCATCCTGGCGACCCCGACCGGGTCGGGTAAGTCGCTGGTGGCCACCGGCGCCGTGTTCGCCGCACTGGCCGCCGACCGGGTCAGCTTCTACACGGCGCCGATCAAGGCGCTGGTCAGTGAGAAATTCTTCGCGCTGTGCGAGGTGTTCGGCGCCGACAACGTCGGCATGCTCACCGGTGACGCCGCGGTCAACGCCGACGCCCCGATCATCGCGTGCACCGCCGAGATCCTGGCCAACGTGGCCCTGCGTGAGGGTGCGGACGCCGATATCGGCCTGGTCGTGATGGACGAGTTCCACTTCTACGGCGATCCGGACCGGGGCTGGGCCTGGCAGGTGCCGCTGCTGGAGTTGCCGCACGCCCAGTTCCTGCTGATGTCGGCCACCCTCGGCGACGTCACCTTCCTGCGCGAGGACCTCACCCGGCGCACCGGCCGCCAGACCGCACTGGTCACCGGCGCCGAACGCCCGGTGCCGCTGTTCTACTCCTACGCCACCACCGCCATGCACGAGACCATCGCCGACCTGCTGAACACCAAACAGTCGCCGGTCTACGTGGTGCACTTCACCCAGGCCTCCGCGCTGGAACGGGCCCAGGCGCTGATGAGCGTCAACGTCAGCACCAAGGAGGAGAAGGCCGCCATCGCCGAGATGATCGGCGCGTTCCGGTTCTCCACCGCGTTCGGTTCGACGCTGTCGCGGCTGGTGCGGCACGGCATCGGGGTGCACCACGCCGGCCTGCTGCCCAAGTACCGGCGCCTGGTCGAACAGCTCGCCCAGGCCGGGCTGCTGAAGGTCATCTGCGGCACCGACACCCTCGGGGTCGGCATCAACGTCCCGATCCGCACCGTGGTGTTCTCCGCGCTGTCGAAGTACGACGGCACCCGTACCCGGCTGCTCAACGCCCGCGAGTTCCACCAGATCGCCGGTCGGGCCGGGCGGGCCGGCTTCGATACCGCGGGCACCGTCGTGGTCCAGGCACCCGACCACGAGGTGGAGAACCTCAAACAGTTCGCCAAGGTCGCCGACGATCCGAAGAAGCGCCGCAAGCTGGTGCGCCGCAAGATCCCCGAGGGCATGGTGCCGTGGAGCGAGAAGACCATGACCCGGTTGATCGACGCCGCCCCGGAGCCGCTGGGCAGCAATATGAAGGTCACGACGGCGATGATCCTCGACGTCGTCGACCGGCCCGGCGACCCGTTTGTGGCCATGCGCCGGCTGCTCACAGAGAACCACGAGCCGCGCAAGAAGCAGCTGCGGCTCATCCGGGAGGCGATCGGCATCGCCCGCTCGCTGCTGCAGGCCGGGGTGCTCGAGCGCCTTCCCGAGCCGCTGCCCGACGGCCGCCGGTACCGGTTGACCGTGGATCTGCCGGCGAACTTCGCGCTGAACCAGCCGCTGTCCACCTTCGCGCTAGCCGCCGTCGACACCCTGGACCGGGACTCGGAAACCTATGCGCTGGACGTGGTTTCGGTGATCGAAGCCACCCTGGAGGATCCCCGCCAGATTCTGGCCGCACAGCTGAACAAGGCCCGCGGCGAAGCCGTCGCGGCAATGAAGGCCGAGGGCATCGAGTACGACGAGCGCATCGAACTGCTCGACGAGGTGAGCTACCCCAAGCCGTTGGAAGAACTGCTCGCACACACCTACGAGGTGTACCTGCAGACCAATCCGTGGGCCGCCGACGCCCGGCTGTCCCCGAAGTCCGTGGTCCGCGAGATGTGGGAACGGGCCATGACGTTCCGGGAGTACGTCAGCCAGTACGGGCTGACCCGATCCGAGGGGGCGGTGCTGCGCTACCTCTCGGATGTGTTCAAGGCGTTGCGTTCCGGGGTGCCGACCGCGGCGCGCACCGAGGAACTCAACGACATCGTGGAGTGGATCGGTGAGCTTGTCCGCCAGGTGGATTCGAGCCTGCTCGATGAGTGGGAGCAACTGACCAGCCCCGATCAGCCGCATGACGTGCCGGTGGCGGTGCCGACCCGCCCGCGGCCGCTGACCGGTAACGAGCGCGCGTTCACCGCGATGGTGCGCAATGCGATGTTCCGCCGGGTGGAGTTGTTCGCCCGCCGCCGGTGGGCCGATCTGGGCGAGCTGGACAGCGGGTCGGGCTGGCACTCCCAGCGCTGGCAGGAGGTCGGCGAGGAGTACTTCGACGAACATGCCGACGTCGGCATCGGTGCGGACGCCCGCGGTCCGGCGCTGCTGATGATCGACCGGCAGCCCGGCGTGTGGCAGGTTCGCCAGATTCTGGATGACCCTGCCGGCGACCATGATTGGGCACTGGTGGCCGAGGTCGATCTGGAGGCCTCCGACGAGGAGGGCGCGGCGGTGGTGCGCCTCATCGATGCCGGACGGATGGACTGA
- a CDS encoding 1,4-beta-xylanase has translation MAAPPGRWSTDRAHRWFRGQGWLVGANYITSNAINQLEMFQKATFDPQRIDGELRIARSIGMNTVRVFLHDQLWTQDRVGFQRRLGQFVDIAAKYGIKPLLVFFDSCWDPLPRSGPQRAPRPGVHNSGWVQSPGAERLGDRRYRQVLQEYVIRIITQFRNDERVLAWDLWNEPDNPAAVYKEVERADKPALVAELLPQVFRWARSVDPVQPLTTGVWEGEWGDRSKRSEMAGIQLELADVLSFHSYDDPAGFENRINELQPWGRPLMCTEYLARTEGSTIEGVLPVAHRRRVGAYTWGLVAGKTQTFLPWDSWDRPYDKQPPREWFHDLVFPDGRPYRRSEIDTIRKLTESG, from the coding sequence ATGGCCGCACCACCGGGCCGCTGGTCGACGGATCGCGCTCACCGCTGGTTCCGTGGCCAGGGCTGGCTGGTGGGCGCGAACTACATCACCTCCAATGCGATCAATCAGCTGGAGATGTTCCAGAAGGCCACGTTCGACCCGCAGCGGATCGACGGGGAACTGCGGATCGCGCGTTCCATCGGGATGAACACGGTGCGGGTCTTCCTGCACGATCAGTTGTGGACCCAGGACCGGGTGGGCTTCCAGCGCCGGCTCGGCCAGTTCGTGGACATCGCCGCCAAGTACGGGATCAAACCGTTGCTGGTGTTCTTCGACTCGTGCTGGGACCCGCTGCCGCGCAGCGGTCCGCAGCGCGCGCCCCGGCCCGGTGTGCACAACTCGGGGTGGGTACAGAGCCCGGGCGCCGAACGGCTCGGTGACCGTCGCTATCGACAGGTGTTGCAGGAGTATGTGATTCGGATCATCACCCAGTTCCGCAACGACGAACGGGTGCTCGCCTGGGATCTGTGGAACGAGCCCGACAACCCGGCCGCGGTGTACAAGGAGGTGGAACGCGCGGACAAGCCCGCACTCGTCGCGGAACTGCTGCCGCAGGTTTTTCGCTGGGCCCGTTCGGTCGATCCGGTGCAGCCGCTGACCACCGGGGTCTGGGAGGGTGAGTGGGGGGACCGCTCCAAGCGCAGCGAGATGGCGGGCATTCAGCTCGAGCTGGCCGACGTGCTGTCCTTCCACAGCTATGACGATCCTGCCGGTTTCGAGAACCGGATCAACGAACTGCAGCCGTGGGGACGGCCGTTGATGTGCACCGAGTACCTGGCCCGCACCGAGGGCAGCACGATCGAGGGCGTGCTCCCCGTCGCCCACCGCCGTCGCGTCGGGGCTTACACCTGGGGCCTGGTCGCCGGGAAGACCCAGACCTTCCTGCCGTGGGACTCATGGGACCGTCCGTATGACAAGCAACCGCCACGAGAGTGGTTCCACGACTTGGTCTTCCCCGACGGCCGTCCCTATCGCCGGTCGGAGATCGACACCATCAGGAAGCTGACTGAATCTGGATGA
- a CDS encoding SDR family NAD(P)-dependent oxidoreductase, which produces MSRVAVVTGGASGMGEATCHELGRRGHKIAVFDLNADAAQRVSEDLRAQGVTAIAVTGDVSDRAAVDDAFAKVRSELGPTSILVTSAGLFDYAPFAEITPEKWTRIVEVNLTGTFHCCQAALGDMVAAGWGRIVMISSSSAQRGTPFAAHYAASKGALLTLTKSLAREYAGKGITVNNIPPSGIETPMQHASQAAGHLPSNEQIAASIPVGHLGTPHDIAAAVGFLCSEEAGFITGQTLGVNGGSVM; this is translated from the coding sequence ATGAGTCGGGTTGCAGTGGTGACCGGCGGAGCGTCCGGGATGGGCGAGGCGACCTGCCACGAACTGGGGCGCCGCGGTCACAAGATCGCCGTGTTCGACCTGAATGCCGATGCGGCGCAACGGGTCAGTGAGGATCTGCGGGCCCAGGGCGTCACCGCGATCGCGGTCACCGGGGACGTCTCGGACCGCGCCGCGGTCGACGACGCCTTCGCCAAGGTGCGCAGTGAGCTGGGGCCGACCTCGATCCTGGTCACCAGCGCGGGCCTGTTCGACTACGCGCCCTTCGCCGAGATCACCCCGGAGAAGTGGACGCGCATCGTCGAGGTCAACCTGACCGGCACTTTCCACTGCTGCCAGGCCGCGCTGGGTGACATGGTGGCCGCCGGGTGGGGCCGGATCGTGATGATCTCCTCCTCGAGTGCGCAGCGCGGCACACCGTTCGCCGCGCACTACGCAGCGTCCAAGGGGGCGCTGCTCACCCTCACCAAGTCCTTGGCCCGGGAGTACGCCGGAAAGGGCATCACGGTCAACAACATTCCGCCATCGGGTATCGAGACACCGATGCAGCACGCCAGCCAGGCCGCCGGCCACCTGCCGAGTAACGAGCAGATCGCCGCGAGCATCCCGGTCGGGCACCTGGGCACCCCGCACGACATCGCCGCGGCGGTGGGCTTCCTCTGTTCGGAGGAGGCCGGATTCATCACCGGGCAGACGCTCGGGGTCAACGGAGGGTCGGTGATGTAG
- a CDS encoding ferredoxin--NADP reductase: MTLPDGFAALRVKDVVRETDDALSLVLDVPAEHAAAFSYRAGQFLTLRVSVDGQEYRRCYSMSSSPVLQQDLRVTVKRDGRGVVSNWLNDHAAPGDRLEVSPPDGRFVRPETDRELVAFAGGSGITPVFSLIQTALAGPAGRARLLYANRAAGSIIFENALADLAGRHGERFSVTHHLDHDRGVLTAAGITEFLAGVDIAGADFYICGPGPFMDTVEAALRAAGVPADRVHLERFSVAPVPTENTAVTEQVTIELDRQVVTVDYRPGHTLLQTARMAGLKAPSSCETGSCGTCIAQVTEGSARLLNNDVLDEDEIAEGLVVTCQALPTSRTIRCVYE, encoded by the coding sequence ATGACTCTTCCCGACGGCTTCGCCGCGCTGCGCGTCAAGGACGTGGTGCGTGAGACCGATGACGCGCTGTCGCTGGTACTCGACGTCCCGGCCGAACACGCCGCGGCGTTCAGTTACCGGGCCGGCCAATTCCTCACTCTGCGGGTGAGCGTCGACGGTCAGGAGTACCGCCGCTGCTACTCGATGTCGTCCTCGCCGGTGCTGCAGCAGGATCTGCGGGTCACCGTGAAACGGGACGGTCGCGGCGTGGTGTCCAACTGGCTCAACGACCATGCCGCGCCGGGGGACCGGCTCGAGGTCAGCCCGCCCGACGGCCGGTTCGTCCGACCCGAAACCGACCGAGAGCTGGTGGCGTTCGCCGGCGGCAGCGGGATCACACCGGTGTTCTCTCTGATCCAGACCGCCCTGGCTGGTCCGGCCGGGCGGGCCCGGCTGCTGTACGCCAACCGGGCCGCCGGGTCGATCATCTTCGAGAACGCGCTGGCCGACCTGGCCGGCCGGCACGGTGAGCGGTTCAGCGTGACCCATCACCTCGACCACGACCGCGGCGTGCTGACCGCCGCAGGCATCACCGAGTTCCTCGCCGGGGTCGACATCGCCGGCGCGGACTTCTACATCTGCGGGCCCGGCCCGTTCATGGACACCGTCGAGGCCGCCTTGCGCGCCGCGGGCGTCCCGGCCGATCGGGTACACCTCGAGCGGTTCAGCGTGGCGCCGGTGCCCACCGAGAACACCGCGGTCACCGAGCAGGTGACCATCGAACTGGACCGCCAGGTCGTCACCGTCGACTACCGGCCCGGGCACACGTTGTTGCAGACGGCCCGGATGGCCGGCCTGAAGGCCCCGTCCTCCTGTGAAACCGGTTCCTGCGGAACGTGTATCGCGCAGGTCACCGAGGGCAGCGCCCGGTTGCTGAACAACGACGTGCTCGACGAGGACGAGATCGCCGAGGGCCTCGTCGTCACCTGCCAGGCGCTGCCCACCAGCCGCACCATCCGATGTGTCTACGAATAG
- a CDS encoding PTS sugar transporter subunit IIA: MPHLAELLSQDCIALNVSAQTWQDAITRAGALLTAAGIAEDAYTEAMIANVLDNGPYIVVAPGFAFAHARSSSAVHRTGMSWLRLATPVAFGHKTNDPVTLVVALAATDASAHTAAMAELAKLLGNPARRAALDTAGTPAELLAVLEADQPPQATAAAAKSSNLILTVCGNGLGTSLFLKNTTEQVLQTWGWERFVNVEATDTISAKGRAKSADLILTSGEIAKTLGDVGVPVKVIDNFTSTTEVDAALRDSYDV, from the coding sequence ATGCCGCACCTGGCTGAACTGTTGTCGCAAGATTGCATCGCCCTGAACGTCAGCGCGCAGACGTGGCAGGACGCCATAACCCGCGCGGGAGCGCTGCTCACCGCGGCCGGTATCGCCGAGGACGCCTACACCGAGGCGATGATCGCCAACGTCCTCGATAATGGACCCTACATCGTGGTGGCCCCGGGCTTCGCCTTCGCCCATGCCCGCTCGTCATCGGCCGTGCACCGCACCGGGATGTCCTGGCTCCGGCTGGCAACACCGGTGGCGTTCGGCCACAAGACAAACGACCCGGTGACCCTGGTGGTCGCGCTGGCCGCCACCGATGCGAGTGCGCACACCGCGGCGATGGCCGAGCTGGCCAAACTGCTCGGCAATCCGGCCCGGCGCGCCGCCCTGGACACCGCCGGCACACCGGCCGAACTGCTGGCCGTACTCGAAGCCGACCAGCCACCACAGGCCACCGCGGCGGCCGCCAAGTCCAGCAACCTCATCCTCACGGTGTGCGGAAATGGGCTGGGCACCAGCCTCTTTCTGAAAAACACCACCGAGCAGGTGCTACAGACCTGGGGGTGGGAACGCTTCGTGAACGTCGAGGCCACCGACACCATCTCGGCAAAGGGCCGCGCCAAGAGCGCCGACCTGATCCTGACCTCGGGCGAGATCGCCAAAACCCTCGGTGACGTGGGTGTACCGGTGAAGGTGATCGACAACTTCACCTCCACCACCGAGGTCGACGCCGCACTGCGCGATTCCTACGACGTCTAG
- a CDS encoding metal-dependent hydrolase family protein produces MSDAVVSPVASLARVVLKAARWADVDTGEIHTPAVVVIEGNRITAVNPDGPLPDSATEIDLGDVTLLPGLMDMELNLLIGGPGNPDGLPTPMHGVQDDPAYRTLRGAVNARTTLEAGFTTVRNLGLMVKTGGYLLDVALQRAIDQGWHAGPRIYPAGHAVTPYGGHLDPTVFQRLAPGIMPLSVAEGIANGVPDVIACVRYQIRHGAKLIKVSASGGVMSHSTAPGAQQYSDAEFEAIADEAHRAGVRVAAHAVGDTAIRACIRAGIDCIEHGFLASDETLQMMVDHGTFLVSTTYLTDAMAIDRIAPELRKKALEVFPRAKAMLPRAIAAGVRIACGTDAPAIPHGENAKELGALVARGMTPMQAIRSATVVAAELIDAEHELGRLAPGYLADIIAVPGDVSRDITATLDVRFVMKDGVIVKS; encoded by the coding sequence GTGAGCGACGCGGTTGTTTCCCCCGTCGCTTCGCTCGCCCGGGTTGTACTCAAAGCCGCCCGCTGGGCCGACGTGGACACCGGCGAGATCCATACCCCGGCCGTCGTGGTCATCGAGGGCAACCGCATCACCGCGGTGAATCCCGATGGCCCGCTGCCCGATTCGGCGACCGAGATCGACCTGGGCGACGTCACGCTGCTGCCCGGCCTGATGGACATGGAACTCAACCTGCTCATCGGCGGTCCGGGCAACCCGGACGGGCTGCCCACGCCGATGCACGGGGTGCAGGACGACCCGGCCTACCGGACGTTGCGCGGGGCGGTGAACGCCCGGACCACCCTGGAGGCCGGGTTCACCACGGTGCGCAACCTCGGGCTGATGGTGAAGACCGGCGGTTACCTGCTCGACGTCGCCCTGCAGCGGGCCATCGACCAGGGCTGGCACGCCGGCCCGCGGATCTACCCTGCCGGTCACGCCGTGACGCCCTACGGCGGGCACCTGGACCCGACCGTCTTCCAGCGCCTGGCCCCGGGCATCATGCCGCTGTCGGTGGCCGAGGGCATCGCCAACGGGGTGCCCGATGTCATCGCCTGCGTGCGCTATCAGATCCGGCACGGCGCCAAGCTGATCAAGGTGTCGGCCTCGGGCGGGGTGATGTCGCACAGCACCGCGCCGGGCGCCCAGCAGTACTCCGACGCCGAGTTTGAGGCGATCGCCGACGAGGCCCACCGGGCCGGGGTGCGGGTGGCCGCGCACGCGGTGGGCGACACCGCGATCCGGGCCTGCATCAGGGCCGGGATCGACTGCATCGAGCACGGGTTCCTGGCCAGCGACGAGACCCTGCAGATGATGGTCGACCACGGGACGTTCCTGGTGTCGACGACGTATCTCACCGATGCGATGGCGATCGACCGGATCGCACCCGAACTGCGCAAGAAGGCCCTCGAGGTGTTCCCGCGGGCAAAGGCGATGCTGCCCAGGGCAATCGCCGCGGGGGTGCGCATCGCATGCGGCACCGACGCCCCGGCGATCCCGCACGGCGAGAACGCCAAGGAACTCGGGGCGCTGGTGGCGCGCGGGATGACCCCGATGCAGGCGATCCGGTCCGCGACGGTGGTGGCCGCCGAACTCATCGACGCCGAGCACGAACTGGGGCGGCTCGCCCCGGGGTATCTGGCCGATATCATCGCCGTACCGGGCGACGTATCCCGGGACATCACCGCCACGCTGGACGTGCGGTTCGTCATGAAAGACGGCGTCATCGTCAAGAGTTAG
- a CDS encoding MarR family winged helix-turn-helix transcriptional regulator — translation MELTDNILWLLKQAFYFSLTSVNDAVKPHGVSTAQIGVLRQLTNQPGLSGAELARRLLISPQGVQLALTALERRGLVERKQDPQHGRILQAFLTEEGRAVAAAVVSDAIAAHDQVFGVLSREEQEQLRGLLSRVVEQGTGHTLYADHIDT, via the coding sequence ATGGAACTCACCGACAACATTCTGTGGCTGCTCAAGCAGGCCTTCTATTTCTCCCTGACGTCGGTCAACGATGCGGTCAAACCGCATGGGGTGAGCACCGCCCAGATCGGTGTGCTGCGGCAGCTGACCAATCAACCGGGCCTGTCCGGCGCCGAGCTGGCGCGCCGATTGCTGATCAGCCCGCAGGGTGTGCAACTCGCGCTCACCGCACTGGAGCGGCGCGGACTGGTGGAGCGTAAGCAGGATCCCCAGCACGGACGCATCCTGCAGGCCTTCCTCACCGAGGAGGGTCGCGCGGTGGCCGCAGCGGTCGTCAGCGATGCGATCGCCGCGCACGACCAGGTGTTCGGCGTGCTCAGCCGCGAGGAGCAGGAACAGCTGCGCGGCCTGCTGAGCCGGGTGGTCGAGCAGGGCACCGGGCACACGCTGTACGCCGACCACATCGACACCTGA
- a CDS encoding aromatic ring-hydroxylating oxygenase subunit alpha — protein sequence MARFPKPAEGSWTEHYPELGTGPVSYEDSISPEIYELERKAIFKRAWLNVGRVELLPRKGSYFTKEMKAANTSIIVCRNTKGEVKAYHNVCRHRGNKLVWNDMPLEDTSGVCRQFICKYHAWRYDLDGNLTYVQQEEEFFDLDKERYGLVPVHCEVWEGFIFVNFAAEPEQSLTEFLGPMITDLAGYPFDKMTSRFTYRSEVKANWKLYMDAFQEFYHAPVLHANQTPTAYSKAAAQAGFEAPHYRLEGPHRLVSTSGVRAWEMAAEMRKPIEDICQSGLFGPWDKQDLGPMPEGLNPAKCDPWGLDSFQLFPNFTILFWGQGWYLTYHYWPTSFNTHTFECTLYFPAPRTPRERLAQELAAASFKEYGLQDANTLEATQTSIESRVVDEFLYCDQEILLRHLHKETAAWIAEYQSRTVQV from the coding sequence ATGGCGAGGTTTCCGAAACCGGCAGAGGGCAGCTGGACCGAGCATTATCCGGAACTGGGCACCGGGCCGGTGTCCTACGAGGATTCGATAAGCCCCGAGATCTACGAGCTCGAGCGCAAGGCGATCTTCAAACGCGCCTGGCTCAACGTCGGCCGGGTGGAGCTGCTGCCCCGCAAGGGTAGCTACTTCACCAAGGAGATGAAGGCGGCCAACACCTCGATCATCGTGTGCCGCAACACCAAAGGCGAGGTGAAGGCCTACCACAACGTGTGCCGGCACCGCGGCAACAAGCTGGTGTGGAACGACATGCCGCTGGAGGACACCAGCGGCGTGTGCCGCCAGTTCATCTGCAAATACCACGCGTGGCGATACGACCTGGACGGGAACCTGACCTACGTCCAGCAGGAGGAGGAGTTCTTCGACCTCGACAAGGAGCGCTACGGCCTGGTGCCGGTGCACTGCGAGGTGTGGGAGGGCTTCATCTTCGTCAACTTCGCGGCGGAACCCGAGCAGTCGCTGACCGAGTTCCTGGGCCCCATGATCACCGACCTGGCCGGCTACCCGTTCGACAAGATGACCTCCCGGTTCACCTACCGGTCCGAGGTGAAGGCGAACTGGAAGCTCTACATGGACGCGTTCCAGGAGTTCTATCACGCACCGGTGCTGCACGCGAACCAGACGCCCACCGCCTATTCCAAGGCGGCCGCCCAGGCCGGCTTCGAGGCGCCGCACTACCGCCTGGAGGGTCCGCATCGGCTGGTGAGCACCTCCGGTGTGCGGGCCTGGGAGATGGCCGCCGAGATGCGCAAGCCCATCGAGGACATCTGCCAGAGCGGACTGTTCGGACCCTGGGACAAGCAGGATCTCGGCCCCATGCCCGAGGGCCTGAATCCCGCGAAATGCGATCCGTGGGGCCTGGATTCGTTCCAGCTGTTCCCCAACTTCACCATCCTGTTCTGGGGGCAGGGCTGGTATCTGACCTATCACTACTGGCCGACCTCGTTCAACACCCACACCTTCGAGTGCACGCTGTACTTCCCGGCGCCCCGCACCCCGCGGGAGCGCCTTGCCCAGGAACTCGCCGCGGCCTCGTTCAAGGAGTACGGCCTGCAGGACGCCAACACCCTGGAGGCCACCCAGACCAGCATCGAATCCCGGGTGGTCGACGAGTTCCTGTACTGCGATCAGGAGATCCTGCTGCGTCACCTGCACAAGGAGACCGCGGCCTGGATCGCGGAGTACCAGAGCAGGACGGTGCAGGTGTGA
- a CDS encoding PTS ascorbate transporter subunit IIC, producing MDWMVGIAEFLVNEILAVPAYLIGIITAVGLIALRKSSGQVIGGALKATLGFLLISAGAGLVTSSLEPLGVMIQGAAGSQGVVPTNEAIVGIAQEQFGARVAWLMILGFAISLVLARFTPLHYVFLTGHHTLFMATLLTVVLAAAGLETPVVIAMGGFLLGVVMVSLPAISQPWTKRITGDDSIAIGHFGTLGYIASGITGRFVGGSKSRSTEDLKLPESLRFLRDSMVATALSMVLMYLAVSLIYLSQVGRDIAFTAYADETGAGAAENVGNFLMKGVTEGLSFGVAVAVILFGVRTILGELVPAFQGIADRVVPGAVPALDAPIVFPYAQNAVLIGFVSSFVAGLAGLAVLSLWLGPAFGWVLVLPGLVPHFFTGGAAGVYGNATGGRRGAVAGGFVNGLLITFLPALLVRVLGSFGEENTTFGDTDFGWYGILLGNAAKLGTVWGVLVMLLIGAILLGLAIAVQKRLVDTDWDPSPGREAPAGAGGGEPVGAAAAAGTRSYPKIPPPVGAPPPPPPPQG from the coding sequence ATGGACTGGATGGTCGGCATCGCCGAGTTCCTGGTCAACGAGATCCTCGCGGTACCCGCGTATCTCATCGGCATCATCACCGCGGTCGGGCTGATCGCGCTGCGCAAGTCCAGCGGCCAGGTCATCGGCGGCGCCCTGAAGGCCACGCTGGGCTTCCTGCTGATCAGCGCCGGCGCGGGTCTGGTGACCAGTTCACTGGAACCGCTCGGGGTGATGATCCAGGGCGCTGCGGGCAGCCAGGGGGTGGTGCCCACCAACGAGGCCATCGTCGGCATCGCGCAGGAGCAGTTCGGTGCCCGGGTGGCCTGGCTGATGATCCTGGGGTTCGCCATCAGCCTGGTGCTGGCCCGGTTCACCCCGCTGCACTACGTCTTCCTCACCGGGCACCACACCTTGTTCATGGCCACCCTGCTGACGGTGGTGCTGGCCGCCGCCGGCCTGGAGACCCCGGTGGTGATCGCGATGGGCGGTTTCCTGCTCGGCGTGGTGATGGTGTCGCTACCGGCCATCTCGCAACCGTGGACGAAACGGATCACCGGCGACGACAGCATCGCCATCGGGCACTTCGGCACCCTGGGCTACATCGCCTCCGGCATCACCGGGCGTTTCGTGGGCGGCAGCAAGAGCCGATCCACCGAGGACCTGAAACTGCCCGAATCGCTGCGGTTTCTCCGCGATTCGATGGTGGCCACCGCGCTGTCGATGGTGTTGATGTACCTGGCGGTGTCGCTGATCTACCTGTCCCAGGTCGGACGGGACATCGCCTTCACCGCCTACGCCGACGAGACCGGGGCCGGCGCGGCCGAGAACGTCGGCAACTTCCTGATGAAGGGTGTCACCGAGGGGCTCAGCTTCGGGGTCGCGGTGGCGGTGATCCTGTTCGGTGTGCGCACCATCCTGGGCGAACTGGTCCCGGCCTTCCAAGGCATCGCCGATCGGGTGGTGCCCGGCGCGGTGCCCGCCCTGGACGCGCCCATCGTGTTCCCGTACGCCCAGAACGCGGTGCTGATCGGCTTCGTGTCCAGCTTCGTGGCCGGGCTCGCCGGGCTGGCGGTGCTCTCCCTGTGGCTGGGCCCGGCCTTCGGCTGGGTGCTGGTACTGCCGGGGCTGGTGCCGCACTTCTTCACCGGCGGCGCCGCCGGGGTCTACGGCAACGCCACCGGCGGCCGGCGCGGCGCGGTGGCCGGCGGGTTCGTCAACGGGCTGCTCATCACGTTCCTACCCGCCCTGCTGGTGCGGGTACTGGGCTCCTTCGGTGAGGAGAACACCACCTTCGGTGATACCGATTTCGGTTGGTACGGAATCCTGCTCGGCAACGCCGCCAAGCTCGGCACCGTCTGGGGTGTGCTGGTCATGCTGCTGATCGGCGCGATCCTGCTCGGCCTGGCGATCGCCGTCCAGAAACGCCTGGTCGATACCGACTGGGACCCCTCACCGGGCCGGGAGGCCCCGGCCGGCGCGGGCGGCGGGGAACCGGTCGGCGCGGCGGCGGCCGCCGGCACGCGCAGCTACCCGAAGATTCCTCCGCCGGTCGGCGCACCGCCGCCCCCGCCGCCGCCTCAGGGCTGA